In Channa argus isolate prfri chromosome 15, Channa argus male v1.0, whole genome shotgun sequence, the DNA window atctgGTCCTTACACAAATCCctgtcctcccacagtccaaaggcaTGCATGTTAATGTAGCTgaattagtgactctaaattgcccaggggtgtgaatgtttgtctgccTAGACTAGTGACCCGCTTAGGGTGtactcacaggataagcagttacacgtaatggatggatggacatatTGATCCCTTTCTGAGTAAAACACTTCATTAGTCAACTTTCTGCAGTCTTGACTCAGGACATGACTTGTTTTTAACTATGTagtgacaggaaacactgctttctggctttattttgtgtgtgtgcttgtctgtttGCATCACAGTGGAGTGACAGCATAGAGGgtaagaaagggaaaaaaaaggtggaaagTCCacaggggaaagtgacttatttagctgcttgtttctgtcttctgtctccagccttttgttacttagaTGAACAGCTGGACAAAGCCAATTAAAAACCTAGTTACACAAAATTCTTACATCATTTGAATATTTCACCATCAGGTTTACCGCACGAGTTACAGTCCTTGTGATTGTGATCTATTGGCCAACAGGCCAGCTGGGTAACTTCTGTGATTAACTCAACATGCTGCTGTCCCACCTCCCTGTAAATAGCACTTGTCTCatcattttggaaaacatgAACATCCACCTAGACAAAGTTCTGATCAGATCGTTGATCTGAAACTGATCACGGCTTCCCTAACCCACAAAGTTGGCAACTACCTGGAGCTCTGTCTCACCCTAAAATTaagcatttctgcctgtctctccgaaatctctgcttggatgagttagagacatcttcagctcaacctctccaagtccagaagttctttttttcccagccagaccttcgaaaCAAcacatcaacattggatctgcagtgactgtccccactaagtcggccagaaatctaggggtcatcatcgactcatttgctgaaaaaatatatatttcgagtttctatttttaaaaatgaacctgATGATCTTCACGCTTTGTGCATACAAACTAGCAACCACCTCAACTCTCGCCACACACATAAATaggaataaattaaaataattcttCAGTTCTCCTAAATTTTCCAAGAGATATTTGattgaataaatacaattatgGGCAGCACTGTAATGGAGTAGTTAGCAGTGGTGCTTCAAAGAAATTCCCAGTTTGACTCTatctgctggctgcagcctttctgtgtaaagtttgcattttctccccttgtgtgagtttcctccTCGTACTTCAGTTTctgccacagtccaaagacatgcatgttagtttaagtgctgactctaaattgcctgaaggtgtgaatgtgagtatgaatggttgtctgcccGTGTATGGCTCTCtttgttgaccctgagatagagtAGACCTGtccagtttacattttttttaagttgaggcatagtttaaatattttaagtggccttatgttaaaaataatacaataaaactgaGCCCCTATTTTGACTGTATGGTTGATAGACAGCCAACTCTCCTTAGACATATGTCAAAgggtccctgggcaagacactaaacccccaaacCACCTAACTATCTGAATCTCTGAGATCCCAATTGAAAGAGATAACGTATTTAAATAAAGGTGACAAGTCGCACttgttttatttagtcaaatgtatttaatgttttatgttttttttttatttatgtttttatgccaTTAGGAGTGGAAAGAAGAGCTATGGACTTTTGATAATTTTCTAAAGGATAGCTCAAGTCAAAGaatttatgatgatgatgatgatgatgacaatgatgataGAGAGGAATATCGTGAAAAGTTGTCTGCAGTATATGGGGAAGAATGGAAACAGAAATCACCTGAAGAGCTCATGgacaagaaatattttaaagaaattccaGAATTTTTCATACGTAAGAAAAAGATTGTGCCATGTGAATCAGTaagtgaaacattaaaaaaaccttACACGCAGTATCAATTAGAAGAGTTAATACAAACCAATGTATTTGTCTAAAAGCATTAAGTTAGTAATTATTGagtgtttttaatgtacagttcTGGTCAATTTTACAAACTCATGTTAGATAGGAATGTTATTTCTTACAGACAGCAgagttcagtttgtttgtttagataAATGTGTTCAACAACTCTAAGACTAAAAggagaatatttattttctctttattgcaGGCTGCAGACCtgtctaaaaaaataattaaatatacaagGAGTGAATCAGAAGAGGGATCAGGTAAAATATTAAAGAGATGTTATTGGCCCCTGGTAAAGTGTGTGACTGTCAGGGTCCCCTGCAGTGATCTTCTCCAACATGTGACACTTGTGGACCTTCCTGGAAATGGAGACTGTAACAAAAGCAGAGATACAATGTGGAAAGAGGTAACATACTCACTGCTATTAACTTTGTATTACTGCATTATCTGGACATTTTCAGGTTGTACCAAATCACTGATAATTATTCATAACTGGTCTCTCGTAACACCTTTTTAGCTAGTTACATGTTGCTCTACGGTGTGGATTGTGACTGATATGAATCGAGCAGTATCAGAGAAAGAACCCTGGGAGATCTTGAAAACCGCCTGCAGCCTCATGGGAAATGGTGGCGAGTGTCAGAAGATTCACTTTATTTGCACCAAGTCTGATCTTACTGAGGTTTCAACTGCAAGGTAATGTACACCTGAAGATTGCAAAATtgcataattaaatataatgtacaaTGTCAGCACATGTTggcttaaaatacaaatactgtaaattaaaattgattttcaaatgtaatgtgtgtgtgtttgagatagAGCATGTCCATGTGACTGATTTTAGCAAATTGTTGTGAAAGAGTTGTAAACAAAGGCAAATTTTAtacattaaataatgaaaactaaaggGCTAACATAAATTTCATCATGAGAGGAGGACACgaaaaaacactgcaggtaACAAAAATATTGAACACGAATGGTAAACATAAACTACAAATCAAAATGAACCCTAGGATAAATGGctaaggaaacaaaaacagaaacagaccaaaccaaacctcagactgGGAACAGAGCAAGAGAtcaaaaaacaagaatcaggaaTCCGAAATAATTGGAGTGCTaattcagcacacacacaagtgttCATGGTATGTTCTTTCACAACTGAATGCACCAACCAGAAATAACCCTTATTTGGCCATATTAGCTCTTCTCGAGGGATTCTTAAGTATCTAAAACACAGTGACATACTATATTAAATCTCTCCAGCTTGTTCTGGGTCTACTCCAAGGTCTCCTACCAGCTAGGTGTGGCTGGAAGACGCCTAATAGGAGGTGCCCTGGAGGCACTCTTATAGTATACATGAACCATACCCTATCTGTAAGGCTGAGCTTGGCCACCCTACAGAGGAAACTGATTTTGGCCACTTTGGATTCGTGATCTTAATCTTTCGGTCATTACCCAGAGCTTATGACCATAGATGAAGGTTGGTACACCTTAACAACATCCGGTACAATGCGTGCATTACTGCTGAAGCTGCACCAATCTGCCTTTCAGTCTCACACGTCATTTTACCCTCAGTTGTGAACCTCAAGCCAATTAAACTCCTTCACTTGAGTTAGTGACACAGTCCCAGCCTGAAGAAGATAATCCACTATTTTCAAGCAGAAAACCATGGCCTTAGACTTGGAGGTGCTGGCTTGCATCCCAGCTGCTTCACACTGGGCTGCAAACTATCCTTGTGCATGCTGAAAATCATGGTCTGAAGCCATATCTGAGGTCCCCAAACCAGACACTCTCTTTACCAAGTTGTGCCTTCAAATCATGGCCCTGGCACCGCATATTCCCACAATAACTTCAATTTAATTCCTCTGAGGGACATGATAAGAAACCTTTCTCCAAGTCCAGAAAAGATGGCTCTGGTCTTACTTATCTGTATCTTGGCAGGTGCAGTGTTTTAACTCTCACAGACTCTCCACTGGTGTAccacagggttcagttcttggtactcttctttttcttatctaaagtacatccctgggttctatcatccactcataTGGCTTTTCATATCATTGCTGTGCTGACAACATGCACCTGGATGACTCCACTCTCATAATGCATTTCTGCTTGTCTcgctgacatctctgcttggatgtgAAAATCTTCGACTCATCCTGTGACTACCACATTCCCCTGTTGATAAGGCTACCAGCATGCATAATGAAGCCTCTCCAGATGATCCAACATGCAGCAGCATGTCTCATTTTTGTTTAGGCAAAAACGCTAGTTACACAACTGTTCAGATCTTTGCACTGGCTTCCAATAAGGGCCCCCCAGGTTCAGAACTCTGTCTCTTGTATCAACAGCATCTCTGGACTACAGTTTTAAAGCACctttgtatttatgtaaaaatatttgaaaattttTTGCATGCTTGATTTGTTAAcataatgtcattttattaaGCTATTCAATTCCAGTGATGACCTATAAGGacattttttgtctctttgtttatttttttctcttttaatcaTCCACCATACATcagagaaaatatataaataagtgaATGGTtctgataaataaaattattttagtttagttattttttctttttttattttgtatgccAATCATTGGTTTGACATTTCAATTCAAAGACTAAGTAATGtcaatttttacttttcagccGTTCAGCAAAAGAAGTACGTGAGCtcagaataaagaaaaacaaagaaaccaaGGATAAAGTGTGGAAAAGATTCAAGCAGCTACACAAGATTAAGGTGCATTTCAAAAACTACATTGAAATCTGACACTAAGTGTCTGGAAGAGTTTGTTAGTCAATTGTTTTCTAATTCCAGGAACATTTCAGTGACAGCTGTTTGAAAGTGTTCACAGTGAGCGCCAAAGAGTTTGTAGAAGACAAATGTGCAAAGCCAGAAAATGGTAGGCAAAGATGCCACACATGAGCCCTTTGTAGAAAATGTTTGGCTTACTTACCTACAAATAACGTTTTTCCACACTTTACtaaacattttgggaaatgaaATTAGTAtctcaacaacagcaacataagAATGTTTGTTGGTATTATTGttggtattattattaataataataataatttattcatgtatttatttattttcagaaatatcCAAACTTCAGGAATTTTTGCAAAATCTCAATGACCGTCACTCAGAGACATTAAACTATGTATCTGGTGCTTATGGGATTCTCTCTTTGATTCAAGGAGTCAGATGTAGGGATGTGGTAAGATCCAGATAatctcattttctaaatgtattaaattaaacatacagTGGAATTGCATCAATTTTTTTAGCTTTAGTAAAGCTACATATTTTTGATATTGTTTACCCACAGGCAGAGATAGAGGGGAGAGAAGAAAGTCTGCCCATTTGTACATTCCAACCACTCAATGTAAGCAAAATTTGTGATACTATGACCACAATTTCCAGTACAATTTCAAATAGCTTGTTGTGATGGTTAAGGTCAACTTGCTGTCACAAATTTGACTTAATGTAggataaattatgaaaaataaatttttatttaaaaaaaacatattatataaatggtaaatggtctgcacttttctacctattggcactcaaagtgctttgcactgcttcttatttacccattcacactcacactcacacacacattcacacacctaTTGGGGAGCTGCAGTGCAGCTGGCCAACcgtcaccaggagcaactaagttggggttcaatgtgTTGCTCAAGGTCACTTCGACACATGACCAGATGCCccggagattgaaccaacaactgcaggattggtggacaactgctctaccttcctgcaccacaatCGCTCTATAACATTGTATAACATAATATAAATTACAGAATTTAGAAGACTTAGGTAAAGgctattttatatattaaaaccatttaaacttGTCcaattttatttgcaaattcctcattcatttaaattctaAGTAACATTTGCCTTTAGTCTGTTGTATTTCATCAGCAACCTTTCATGACAAACATAATATTTCTTGTCAGTGATCACTGCGATGTTACCCCCATGCAATGATAAATAGGTCTGTGACTTTTGTacaacaatgtgtttgtgttgtggatAGTAAACAATGAGTAcgaatgatgtttttttttaaaatctcaatCAAGTGGGAAATATAGTTCTGCATTTTACCTTGCGTTTTCTTTGATTTCAGGCTGCCAAAAAGTTTGAGCTGTGTCAGCTGCGCAGAGAACTTGAAGAAATAATAATCTGTGAAATTAACAAAGTTGAAAATTCCATGCTCAAGGCTTATAATGCCTTTGAAAAATGCCTTAGTTTGGGTGTTACACAATCAATAGGTTCATGTCTAGGACTTTTGAAATCTGTCTTATATCCTGTAAGTACTGCCATTTATAATTGTTCAATTATAAACATCAAAGCAACTAACTTTTGACTTAAactaattttttctttttttttcagcgaGGGGTAAAAGGTAGGGCTTTTCACAGAACACTGAAGTGTGTAGTTGAGAAAAGTGGCACCCACAAACCTAAAAATAAGAGCCAGATAAACATCAATCTAAAGCTATCTTCAAGACTGACTGAAAGTATCAATGAAGAATTCAGGAAGACCTTCCCGTAAGAAGATATTTCTTTAgtcaaaaaaaaatcccaaacatttgttttacaaactgAAGAGTGAGCAAACTGtacattaaattttttttaacttaatgcaacaaaatacatatataaaagtTACTTTCCTGAAATACAAACTTGTCAAAGCCATCTGTActaaacattttgtcatgtttcagaAATGAAGGAAGATGTAAACCATTCAATGGAGTCATCAGTAGGCTTTCACTTGATATAGAGAGGTTTATAAAGAAGTACAAAGATGCCAAACTGCAGTTAACATATCTGATGACAGAGGTATTTATTAAACacgcattcacacacagacacataataGGTATTAACGCAAGCTGTAATGGGAGAAAATGTTTAGGTTTCATGACACACAAATGCAAGAGTGACCAAAGGtgaggaaaagagggaaaaaatattttatatacagtgGCACCAGAAAGTATTTATacactttctgtttttgcacACTTCTGATTGTAGATCTTGtcattgtaaatataaattaacattacattttgccCATTAATCTACAAAATGACTGGGAAAACATGGTTCTTTGCTGTGCCACCCATAATGTGGTTCATCTCACTTAAATTCTTATGGAAACATGACTAGAATTTGACTGAATTACACCTGATTGGACATAGTTTAGAAAGACATCTGTTTCAACAGTTGATAACACTGGATAAAATCAATACAATAAAGTTGGGGCAGGGCATAATACATGGCAAGGCTTAATAACTTTAACAATGCTCTGTGTTCCTCAATAATTGCAAAATGGAATCAATTTGTATAAAAGCTCATGGTGAAAACAAGACTAAACTGTCACAGACAGAAACTAGGCTAAAATATATCTAGTTTTTGTTGACTAAAATAGACAAAAAGTTACAAACCTCATACAACTATAATTT includes these proteins:
- the LOC137099956 gene encoding nuclear GTPase SLIP-GC-like isoform X1, with protein sequence MDDFVRKKLTEWDLSDWIQRFKDGCIDEKRFYYLNNSDIKELIPTVGPRAQFREHHRQLKHFHQKPKEPAASVQHFHLKPKEPAASVQHFHLKPKEPAASVQIPQHFHLKPKEPPASVQVQPSTSYTGKRKLNPEGESSYSKPPTCKRQCNTSSQTNSDIMFEVKKIMKEIDERLGKQGDTPFNAFLRAKINDLETDKRELVGVFGKTGAGKSSLINAIIREENLLPSGTGSACTSVMIKVEASNQYEAHVEFITEEEWKEELWTFDNFLKDSSSQRIYDDDDDDDNDDREEYREKLSAVYGEEWKQKSPEELMDKKYFKEIPEFFIRKKKIVPCESAADLSKKIIKYTRSESEEGSGKILKRCYWPLVKCVTVRVPCSDLLQHVTLVDLPGNGDCNKSRDTMWKELVTCCSTVWIVTDMNRAVSEKEPWEILKTACSLMGNGGECQKIHFICTKSDLTEVSTASRSAKEVRELRIKKNKETKDKVWKRFKQLHKIKEHFSDSCLKVFTVSAKEFVEDKCAKPENEISKLQEFLQNLNDRHSETLNYVSGAYGILSLIQGVRCRDVAEIEGREESLPICTFQPLNAAKKFELCQLRRELEEIIICEINKVENSMLKAYNAFEKCLSLGVTQSIGSCLGLLKSVLYPRGVKGRAFHRTLKCVVEKSGTHKPKNKSQININLKLSSRLTESINEEFRKTFPNEGRCKPFNGVISRLSLDIERFIKKYKDAKLQLTYLMTEEKKIKTKLNQTIRERKKRIYSSLMEKIEKTMQKCYTEAAQCQGKDMLKKMRETIENHVNNSKNVMFEEAKKVMLDNLGKLMEEIVKTLESTLKEAITLSLRTDGYSVPDFSKEFEIVKQYYTALTPD
- the LOC137099956 gene encoding nuclear GTPase SLIP-GC-like isoform X2, giving the protein MDDFVRKKLTEWDLSDWIQRFKDGCIDEKRFYYLNNSDIKELIPTVGPRAQFREHHRQLKHFHQKPKEPAASVQHFHLKPKEPAASVQIPQHFHLKPKEPPASVQVQPSTSYTGKRKLNPEGESSYSKPPTCKRQCNTSSQTNSDIMFEVKKIMKEIDERLGKQGDTPFNAFLRAKINDLETDKRELVGVFGKTGAGKSSLINAIIREENLLPSGTGSACTSVMIKVEASNQYEAHVEFITEEEWKEELWTFDNFLKDSSSQRIYDDDDDDDNDDREEYREKLSAVYGEEWKQKSPEELMDKKYFKEIPEFFIRKKKIVPCESAADLSKKIIKYTRSESEEGSGKILKRCYWPLVKCVTVRVPCSDLLQHVTLVDLPGNGDCNKSRDTMWKELVTCCSTVWIVTDMNRAVSEKEPWEILKTACSLMGNGGECQKIHFICTKSDLTEVSTASRSAKEVRELRIKKNKETKDKVWKRFKQLHKIKEHFSDSCLKVFTVSAKEFVEDKCAKPENEISKLQEFLQNLNDRHSETLNYVSGAYGILSLIQGVRCRDVAEIEGREESLPICTFQPLNAAKKFELCQLRRELEEIIICEINKVENSMLKAYNAFEKCLSLGVTQSIGSCLGLLKSVLYPRGVKGRAFHRTLKCVVEKSGTHKPKNKSQININLKLSSRLTESINEEFRKTFPNEGRCKPFNGVISRLSLDIERFIKKYKDAKLQLTYLMTEEKKIKTKLNQTIRERKKRIYSSLMEKIEKTMQKCYTEAAQCQGKDMLKKMRETIENHVNNSKNVMFEEAKKVMLDNLGKLMEEIVKTLESTLKEAITLSLRTDGYSVPDFSKEFEIVKQYYTALTPD